A portion of the Gorilla gorilla gorilla isolate KB3781 chromosome X, NHGRI_mGorGor1-v2.1_pri, whole genome shotgun sequence genome contains these proteins:
- the LOC101135574 gene encoding sperm protein associated with the nucleus on the X chromosome C-like, which translates to MGQQCSAGGVKRSVPCDSNEAGETMPETPSGDSDPQPAPKKLKTSDSSTIVVVRHRRNVKRTSPGELVNDHSRENGINPLQMEEKEFMEIRVETPAK; encoded by the exons ATGGGACAACAATGCAGTGCCGGCGGGGTGAAGAGGAGCGTCCCCTGTGATTCCAACGAGGCCGGCGAGACG ATGCCGGAGACCCCAAGTGGGGACTCAGACCCCCAACCTGCTcctaaaaaactgaaaacatctgACTCCTCCACCATAGTAGTGGTCCGCCACAGGAGGAACGTTAAAAGAACATCTCCAGGGGAACTGGTGAATGACCACTCCCgagagaacggaatcaaccccCTCCAAATGGAGGAGAAGGAATTCATGGAAATAAGGGTTGAAACACCTGCAAAGTAG